The Nocardioides zeae genome includes the window CGCCCTCTCGCCTGCCTCACCCCGACGCCCGCGGCGCGCTCGTGTCCTGCGAGAGGAGCGGCCGCGTCGGAGGAGCGCAGCGGAGGAGGCGTGGTCGGGATCGACCGAAGGGCAGGAGCTCGGAGCGCCGCGAGCACGGCCGAGCGGAGCGAGGCCCGAAAGCACAGCAGCCTGTTCTGCGGAACGGATGCATCCCGCCCGCCCGTCAGATTGCGTCCGTTCCGCAGAACACGAACCGGTAAGCCGCCTGCCGACCCCGAGCCCGCCCCGAACCCGCGCCGTACCCGGGACGTCATGCACCCCGGCGCCCCGGGGCCGCGCTTCGCATGACGTCCGCCGGGGCCGGGCCTGGGGCCGGGCCGAACTGGGACGCTGGTACGCCGCCGCCCCCATCCAACCCGCCCCAGCCGCACAGTTCACACCCCGCCGGTACGCCGCGCACTCGCGCCACCCCCACCCCGGCGTCCTCGGCGCGCTCGTGTCCAGAGGGCGGAGCGGCCGCGTCAGAGGAGCGCAGCGGGCACAGCCGAGCGCAGCGAGCTCGACAGCGAAGCCTCAGGCCATGCCGAGGCAGGCCGTGACCAGCGTGGTCTCGGTGATGGGGTCGGTCTCGACCGACCACTCCTCGCAGATCGCGTCGACCATGAAGAGACCGCGTCCGCGGATCGACTCGGGCGCGCCCAGTCCGGGCGGGCCGTCGGCGAACTCGGGGTCGTAACCGGCGTCGAGCACCCGCAGGTAGACCCGCCCGTCCTCCCAGCGCCACGACAGGCGGACGGTGCCGAGCAGCCCCGGGCGCCCGTGGTCGACGGCGTTGAGCACGAGCTCGCCCGCGACGATGAGGACGTCCTGGAGAAGATCCTGGGCGGCGCCCATGCCGATGGAGCAGTCCGGCTGGCCCTGGTCGTCGCGCGGACCGTCCCAGGTCTCCAGCGACTCGGCCACCGCCTCCTCGAACGCCGTGCGCAGCGCGTGCCGGGCCTGCGGGCCGGCCTCGGGGCCGTGGGGCAGGTCCACGTCGGCCCAGCCGGCGTCCCGGTCCTGCGTGGTGCCCCCGGCCGCGGTCACGAGGCCCCCTCGACCGTGGTCGCTGCGGTCGCCGTCTCGAACGGGATGCCACAGACGTGCAGCACACGGTGCGGCACCGTGCGCTCGCGCACGAGGAGGGTCACGGCCGTCCCGTTGCGGGTGGCGTCGGCCCGCGCCCGCGCCAGGGCACCGATGACGAGGCTGGGCAGGAAGGTGACCTCGCTGAGGTCGAGGAGCAGGTCGCGACGGTGGTCGTCGCTCGCGCCGGCGAGAACGACGAGCAGGTCGTCGATGTCGAACGCGTCGACGTCGCCGTGCAGCACCACCCGTCCCGGTTCGGCAGAGGCGACGAACGTGGGAGCGGACATGCTCGAAGCCTACGCGAGCCACCTACCGACGGCAGCCGCCGACAGCCCACCGTCTCCGTCAGCGCCGGTCGACGTCCCGGCCGGTCGCCAGGTCGGCGCAGTCGACGAGCCGTACGTCGCGGTCCGCCAGGTAGCCCCGAGCACCCCGGTCCCCCACGGCCGAGGCCCGCACACCGGCGACGTGCGCCGCCCCCAGCAGGACCGGGTGCCCGGGCTCGGCCGAGCCCGGAGGGCCGTAGGCGGCGCGAGCCAGGGTCGTCGGACCCCGCCCAGGCGCCGAGCACGCGGCGTACCACCGCGGCACCCACGTCGGGGAGGTCGACCAGGTGGAGCAGCACCCCGGGGCTGCCGCCGGGGAGAGCGGCGAGCCCGGCACGCAGGGAGGCACCCATGCCGTCGGCCCAGTCGTCGGCGACGACGACCGCCGCGTCGGGCGGCACCAGGGGCCGGACCTCGTCGGCCGCCGCGCCGATGACCACCGTCAGGCGCGCGCACCCGCCGTCGCGGAGCGCGCGCACCGCGCGGGGCAACCAGTCGTCGACGAGCGCCTTGGGACGTCCCATGCGCCGGCCGGCGCCGGCGGCGAGCAGGAGGCCGTCGACCGCCGGGACCGCGTCGGGAGCGGGAGGCGGAGCGATCAGCTGTCGCCGAGCTGCACGTAGAGCGTGAACCGGTCGCTGCGGTAGACCGAGCGCGACACCTCGACGACCCGGTCGTCGGCGACGGCCCGGCGGGCGACGCGCAGCACGGGGGTGCCCAGGGCGATCTCGAGCGACTGCGCCTCCTCGGCGGTGGGGACGTCGGCCGTGATCGAGTCCTCGGCCCACGTCGGACGCAGGCCGCGCATCGCCAGCGCCTGGTAGAGGCTGGTGGGCATGCCGCTCTGCAGGAAGCCGGGCAGCAGCACCTCGTTGAGGTAGGCGTCCTCGACGCACATGGGCTGGCCGTCGGCCCGCCGCAGCCGCTTCCAGTGGATGACGGCGTCGCCCTCGGTGAGCTCGAGGGCGCGGGCGACACCCGGACCCGCCTGCTCACGGCGGGCGAGGATCGTCTGCGACTCGGCGTGCAGGCCGCGGCGCTGCATCTCCCCCGTGTAGCTGAGGAGCCGGCCGACCTCGTTGCGCGGCTTCGCGACGAAGGTGCCACGGCCGGGGATGCGCTCGAGCAGGCCCTCAGCGACGAGGGTGTCCATCGCCTGGCGGACGGTCATCCGCGCGACGCCGAACACCTGCACCAGCTCGCGCTCCGACGGGGCCGGGGTGCCCGGCTCCGCGTCGCTCACGAGGTCGCGGACGTACTCCCGCACCTGCACGTGCTTCAGGGGTTCACGAGCGATCGCGACGGCGTTCTCCACGAGCCACACCGTAGGGAATGCGTGGGTGGTTGTCTCGCAATTGCGGAGAACTTTCCCTTACCAGATGGAACGACGCCCGACCACCGACCGGGTCGGCGGACCAGACCAGTGCCGTGTCACTCCGTGCTGACCGCGGCGAGCACGTCGAGCCGGGCCGCGCGACGCGCGGGCAGGGTGGCGGCGAGCACCCCGACGACGAGCGCGGCGGCGGCGAACCCGGCCAGCTGACCGATCGGCACGCTGATGACCTCGAGGCCCTCGTCGCGCAGCATCCGCATGAGCGCGAGCCCGAAGGTGGTGCCGAGCACGAGACCGAGCACCGCGCCGAGCGCCGCGATGACGACCGACTCCAGCGTGATCATCCACCGCAGCTGGCCCCGCCCGAGCCCGACCGCCCGCAGCAGGCCGACCTCCCGCGTGCGCTCGACGACGGACAGCGCGAGCGTGTTGACGATGCCGAGCACGGCGATGACCAGCGCCAGGCCCAGCAGCGCGAACACGACGAGCACCAGCCGGTCGATGGGGGCGCGTTGCTCCGCGGCGTACTCGGCCTGGTCCTTCACCGTGACGAGCGGGTTGTCGCCCGCCGCCTGCTCGAGCCGGTCCTGCAGCCCCGCGAGCCCGCCGGGCGGGTCCGCCTCGGCCTCGACGACCAGCGTGTTGTCGAGGTCGCGGTAGCCGGCGTCGAGCAGGGTGGCCGTCGTCGTGGCGATGGACGGCAGCACCGACCCCGGGTCGACGACGGCCACCACCGGCAGACGCCGCTCCCCCGCGACCGTCGCGACGACGAGGTCGTCCCCGACGCCGATGCCCGCGTCGTCGGCGTAGTCCTCGTCGACGACCGCCGTGCCGTCCACGAGGTCGGCGAGGTCGCCGGAGACCGTCCCGACGCCGAGGTCGCGGAACGTCGACGGCTCGACGCCGCCGAGGCGGCGCGGGCGGTCCCCCGTCTCGGCGAGCCCGTAGCGGACCCGCACCACGGACGCCACGCCCTCGACCTCGCCCATCGCGTCGCCGATGGCGGTCGAGAAGCCCTCCCCCACCTGATTGCTCACCACGAAGTCGCCCGGGAAGGTCTGGGCGATGGTGCGGTCCACCGACGCCTTCGCCGAGTCGCCCAGGATCGCCATCGTCGTCGCGAGCGTCAGACCGATCATCAGCGCGGACGCGGTCGCCGCCGTGCGCCGCGGGTTGCGCAGCGCGTTGAGCCCGGCGAGGTTGCCGACGGTGCCGAAGAGACGCCGGTACGCCGCGTGCGCGCCCACGAGGACCGGTCGGCCGATGACGGGGCTGGCCGCCGCGACACCGAGCAGGACCGCGAGGACGCCCAGCCCCACCCACCACCCGGCCCGTGGGACGCTGCCGGCGAGCCCGGCCAGGACGGCACCCCCACCCCCCACGACGAGCGCGGCACCGACGAGCATGCGCCGGCGGATCGTGGTCTCCGGCAGCGCCACGTCGTCGCGCAGCGCCTCGACGGGCGCGATGCGGGTCGTGCGGCGGGCCGGCCCCCACGCCGCGACCATCGTGACCACGATCCCCACCGCGAGGGCCGCGACGACCGTGCGCGGCTCGAGCACGAGCGGCTGCGAGCCGAGGTCGAGGCCCACGCGCGCGAAGACGGCCCGGATGCCGAGGGCGAGCAGGACGCCGAGCCCGAGACCCAGGACCGACCCGACGAGACCGACCACGAAGGCCTCGAGCTGCACCGAGCGCACGACCTGGCGGCGCGAGGCGCCCAGGGCGCGCAGCAGCGCCAGCTCCCGGCTGCGCTGGGCGACGAGCATCGAGAACGTGTTGACGATGAGGAACCCGCCCACCACGAGCGCGATGCCCGCGAAGATGAGGAGGAAGGTGGTGAGGAAGGAGATGGCCTCCAGCAGCAGCGACGCCGACTCGTCGGCCGCGTCGTCCGCCCGTCACCGCCTCGACCCCGTCGGGCAGCAGCGGCGCGACGGCGTCGCGCAGCTCCTCCTGCGACACCCCGTCGGCGGCGCGCACCCAGACGTCGGTGTAGGCGTCCTCGCCCCGGAGGAACACCTGCTGCGCCGTCGCCATGTCGACCACGGTCAGGGTGGCGCCGTTGAGCGAGGCGTCCCCGCCCAGGGCGACGAGCCCGACGAGCGTCGGCGTCAGCTCGCCCTCCGCGACGGGGCTGACGAGCCGGACGGCGTCACCGATGCCGTAGCCCGCCCGCTCGGCCGTCGCCTCGTCCAGCGCCACCTCGGTGACACCGGAGGGCGCCCGGCCCTCGACGACGTGGAGGCCCTCGGCGCCGCCCGCGGCCGGTGCGTCGTTGAACCCCTGCAGCAGGCCCGGCGCCCCCTGGCCCCCCACGACCTTGCCGTCGTCGCCGACGACGAACACGCCCGGGGCGCTCACGTTGCCGTCCGCCCGCGCCGCCTCGGGCAGGGCTGCCAGCTCGTCGACGAGCGAGGCGGGCACGGTGCGCGACGAGCCCTCGGCCGCGCCGAAGGAGGTGCCGACCTCCGGCCGCACGACGACGTCCCCGACCGTCGCGGAGAAGAGCGAGGTGAAGGAGCGCTCGAGGGTGTCGGAGAACATGAGCGAGCCGCACACGAAGGCGACCCCCAGCACGATCGCGAACGTGCTCATGACGAGGCGCACCTTGCGCCCCAGCAGGCTCTTCCAGGTGGCCCGCAGCATCAGGCCGTGCCGTCCGGGAGCGCGGCCGCCGTCATGCGTGTCATGACCGCGAGCACCTGCTCGCGGTCGGGCCGGCGCAGCTCGTCCACCACGCGCCCGTCGGCGAGGAACACGACGCGGTCGGTGTAGGCCGCGGCGACCGGGTCGTGCGTGACCATCACGACGGTCTGGCCGATGTCGTCGACGCTGCGGCGCAGCAGGGTGAGCACCTCGGCACCCGACCGGGAGTCGAGGTTGCCCGTGGGCTCGTCGGCGAACACGATGTCGGGGCGGCTCACGAGGGCCCGTGCGACCGCGACGCGTTGCTGCTGGCCGCCCGAGAGCTCGTGGGGCCGGTGGGACAGCCGCGGCCCCAGTCCGACCGTCTCGACGACCGACTCGAAGACGCCCGGCTCGGCCCGGCGCCCCGCGATGGAGAGCGGCAGCCGGATGTTCTCCTCCGCGGTGAGCGTCGGCACGAGGTTGAACGACTGGAACACGAAGCCGATGCGGTCCCGCCGCAGGCGCGTCAGCTCCTTGTCCCTCAACCGCGACAGCTCGGTCTCGCCGATCCGCACCGAGCCGCTGTCCGCCGTGTCGAGCCCCGCGCAGCAGTGCATCAGCGTCGACTTGCCGGAGCCGCTGGGGCCCATCACGGCCGTGAACTCGCCCTGGCCGAGGTCGAGGCTCACCCCGTCGAGGGCACGGACGCGGGCCTGGCCCGCGCCGTACGTCTTCACCAGGTCACGCACGCTCGCCGCCGCGGGGACGGTGGCGGCGCCGGCAGGGTCGTCGGTCATGCCCCGACTGTGGCACCCCGCACCCACGGCCCACCACCGGGGACGTCCCCCATCCCCACCCTGGGGATGGTCCCTGGCGATCGCACACGTGTTCGACTACGGTGGCGGGATGGACTTCCAGAGCACCCTCTTCGCGACGGCGCCCCCGCCGGGAGCCGGTGCGCTGGCTCCGCTCGCGCCGGGCATCGAGCGTCGCGTGTTGACGCAGGGCGCCTGGATCGACGTGCGTCGCGACTGGCTGGGGGCGCTCTCCGACGACGTGATGGAGGCGCTCGTCCACCAGGTGCCCTGGCGGGCGGAGCGCCGTCAGATGTACGAGCGGGTGGTCGACGTCCCCCGCCTCCTCCACACGTACGGCGCGGGCGAGCCCCTCCCGCACGCTGCGCTCGACTCGGCGCGGGACGCGCTGTCGGCGCACTACGCGGACGAGCTCGGCGAGCCCTTCACGACCGCCGGGTGCTGCTTCTACCGCGACGGTGCCGACTCGGTCGCCTGGCACGGCGACACCATCGGGCGCGGGTCGACGCACGACACGATGGTCGCGATCGTCTCCGTCGGCGACCCGCGACGGCTCGCGCTGCGACCCCGGGGAGGCGGCGCGTCGATCGCCGTCACCATGGGCCACGGCGACCTCGTGGTCATGGGCGGGTCCTGTCAGCGCACGTGGGAGCACGCCGTCCCCAAGGTGGCGCACGCCGGCCCGCGGCTGTCGGTCCAGTTCCGGCCGGCCGGGGTCTTCTGATCCGAGCGTCGCGGCGGCGCGTGCGTCCGCGCGGCATGCTGGAGGCGTGAGCGCCCCCGACGCCGACGCCGACCCCGACGACCTCGAGCGCGCCGTCCTCGACCTGTTGGACCGGCGCGCGGACGGCGCCACGATCTGCCCCTCCGAGGTGGCGCGCGCCGTCGCCGCCGAGGGCCAGGAGTGGCGCGACCTCATGGATCCGGTGCGCGCCGCCGTCGGCCGCCTGGTCGAGCGGGACGCGGTCGACGTGACCCAGCGCGGCGAGGTGGTGGACCTCGCGAGCGCGCGCGGACCGATCCGCGTGCGTCGACGCTCCTGAGGGACGGCCCCCGGACCGACCCACGGACGCCACGAGGCCCCCGCTCCTGGGAGCGGGGGCCTCGCGTTCGTTCAGCGGGGGGCGGGACTCAGAAGTCCATGCCGCCCATGCCGCCGGTCGGGTCGCCGCCACCGGCGGGGGCCTTCTCCGGCTTGTCGGCCACGACGGCCTCGGTGGTGAGGAAGAGCGCCGCGATGGAGGCGGCGTTCTGCAGCGCGGAGCGCGTGACCTTGGCCGGGTCGATGATGCCCTCGGCGACCAGGTCGACGTACTCGCCCGTAGCGGCGTTGAGGCCGTGACCGGGGGTCAAGTTGCGCACCTTCTCCGCCACGACGCCGCCCTCGAGGCCGGCGTTGATCGCGATCTGCTTGAGCGGGGCCTCGATCGCGAGCTTCACGATGTTGGCACCGGTGGCCTCGTCGCCCGACAGGTCGAGCTTGTCGAACGCCGCCGCGCCGGCCTGGACGAGCGCGACGCCGCCACCGGCGACGATGCCCTCCTCGACGGCCGCCTTGGCGTTGCGCACCGCGTCCTCGATGCGGTGCTTGCGCTCCTTGAGCTCGACCTCGGTGGCCGCGCCGACCTTGATGACGGCCACGCCGCCGGCCAGCTTGGCGAGGCGCTCCTGGAGCTTCTCGCGGTCGTAGTCGGAGTCCGAGTTCTCGATCTCCGCGCGGATCTGGTTCACGCGACCGTTGATCTGGTCGCCGTCGCCGGCGCCCTCGACGATCGTGGTCTCGTCCTTCGTGACGACGACCTTGCGGGCCTGGCCGAGGAGCTCGATGCCGGCGGTCTCGAGCGAGAGGCCGACCGTCTCCGAGATGACCTGACCACCCGTGAGGATCGCGATGTCCTGCAGCATGGCCTTGCGGCGGTCGCCGAAGCCGGGGGCCTTGACGGCGACCGACTTGAAGGTGCCACGGATCTTGTTGACCACCAGGGTCGACAGCGCCTCGCCGTCGACGTCCTCGGCGATGATCAGCAGCGGCTTGCCGGTCTGGATGACCTTCTCCAGCAGCGGCAGCAGGTCCTTGACGTTGGAGATCTTGCCCTCGACGAGGAGCAGGTAGGCGTCCTCGAGGACGGCCTCCATGCGCTCCATGTCGGTGGCGAAGTACGCCGAGATGTAGCCCTTGTCGAACCGCATGCCCTCGGTGAGCTCGAGGTCGATGCCGAAGGTGTTCGACTCCTCGACGGTGATGACGCCTTCCTTGCCGACCTTGTCCATCGCCTCGGCGATGATCTCGCCGACCGTGGTGTCCGCGGCGGAGATGGAGGCGGTGGAGGCGATCTGCTCCTTGGTCTCGACGTCCTTCGCGAGCTGCAGCAGCTGCTCGGAGACGGACGCCACGGCGGCCTCGATGCCGCGCTTCAGCGCGATCGGGTTCGAGCCGGCGGCCACGTTGCGGAGGCCCTCGCGGACCAGCGCCTGGGCGAGGACGGTCGCCGTCGTCGTGCCGTCACCGGCGACGTCGTCGGTCTTCTTCGCGACCTCCTTGACCAGCTCGGCGCCGATCTTCTCGTAGGGGTCCTCGAGCTCGATCTCCTTGGCGATGCTCACGCCGTCGTTGGTGATCGTGGGGGCGCCCCACTTCTTCTCGAGCACGACGTTGCGGCCCTTGGGACCCAGGGTGACCTTGACGGCGTCGGCGAGGGTGTTCATCCCGCGCTCGAGACCGCGCCGGGCCTCCTCGTTGAAAGCAATGAGCTTCGACATGTTCTCCTGCGATTCCTTGTCTGCTGGAGAGTGGACAAGGCCCGGGTGGTCGCCCGCGACGGACGATCAGGCCGCCCGGCGGACCCTTCCCGCCGTCGCTGCTGACCTCGACCCACCGAGCCGGGGTGCTGCACGTTCGTTGTCACTCTCTACCCGAGAGTGCCAGCGTCATGTTTAGCACTCGGCCCCTGCGAGTGCAAGCAGCTCGTCACCCCAGGCGTGCGGCCACCAGGTCCGCGAAGTGCCCCGCCATCGCGGGCGCCACGTCGAGGTAGAGGCCCGGTTCGATCGCCTCCACCTCGCTCACCGCCCAGCGGTCGTCGTGACGCAGGAGGTCGATCCGGGCGTAGTCCAACCGCTCCCCGCCGAGCTCCTCGGCGGCGCGCACGGCGGCGAGCGCCGTCGCGGCCAGGTCGGGGTCCAGGGG containing:
- a CDS encoding ABC transporter permease; the protein is MGGFLIVNTFSMLVAQRSRELALLRALGASRRQVVRSVQLEAFVVGLVGSVLGLGLGVLLALGIRAVFARVGLDLGSQPLVLEPRTVVAALAVGIVVTMVAAWGPARRTTRIAPVEALRDDVALPETTIRRRMLVGAALVVGGGGAVLAGLAGSVPRAGWWVGLGVLAVLLGVAAASPVIGRPVLVGAHAAYRRLFGTVGNLAGLNALRNPRRTAATASALMIGLTLATTMAILGDSAKASVDRTIAQTFPGDFVVSNQVGEGFSTAIGDAMGEVEGVASVVRVRYGLAETGDRPRRLGGVEPSTFRDLGVGTVSGDLADLVDGTAVVDEDYADDAGIGVGDDLVVATVAGERRLPVVAVVDPGSVLPSIATTTATLLDAGYRDLDNTLVVEAEADPPGGLAGLQDRLEQAAGDNPLVTVKDQAEYAAEQRAPIDRLVLVVFALLGLALVIAVLGIVNTLALSVVERTREVGLLRAVGLGRGQLRWMITLESVVIAALGAVLGLVLGTTFGLALMRMLRDEGLEVISVPIGQLAGFAAAALVVGVLAATLPARRAARLDVLAAVSTE
- a CDS encoding ABC transporter ATP-binding protein yields the protein MTDDPAGAATVPAAASVRDLVKTYGAGQARVRALDGVSLDLGQGEFTAVMGPSGSGKSTLMHCCAGLDTADSGSVRIGETELSRLRDKELTRLRRDRIGFVFQSFNLVPTLTAEENIRLPLSIAGRRAEPGVFESVVETVGLGPRLSHRPHELSGGQQQRVAVARALVSRPDIVFADEPTGNLDSRSGAEVLTLLRRSVDDIGQTVVMVTHDPVAAAYTDRVVFLADGRVVDELRRPDREQVLAVMTRMTAAALPDGTA
- a CDS encoding STAS domain-containing protein; amino-acid sequence: MSAPTFVASAEPGRVVLHGDVDAFDIDDLLVVLAGASDDHRRDLLLDLSEVTFLPSLVIGALARARADATRNGTAVTLLVRERTVPHRVLHVCGIPFETATAATTVEGAS
- a CDS encoding GntR family transcriptional regulator — translated: MENAVAIAREPLKHVQVREYVRDLVSDAEPGTPAPSERELVQVFGVARMTVRQAMDTLVAEGLLERIPGRGTFVAKPRNEVGRLLSYTGEMQRRGLHAESQTILARREQAGPGVARALELTEGDAVIHWKRLRRADGQPMCVEDAYLNEVLLPGFLQSGMPTSLYQALAMRGLRPTWAEDSITADVPTAEEAQSLEIALGTPVLRVARRAVADDRVVEVSRSVYRSDRFTLYVQLGDS
- a CDS encoding ATP-binding protein; translated protein: MTAAGGTTQDRDAGWADVDLPHGPEAGPQARHALRTAFEEAVAESLETWDGPRDDQGQPDCSIGMGAAQDLLQDVLIVAGELVLNAVDHGRPGLLGTVRLSWRWEDGRVYLRVLDAGYDPEFADGPPGLGAPESIRGRGLFMVDAICEEWSVETDPITETTLVTACLGMA
- the groL gene encoding chaperonin GroEL (60 kDa chaperone family; promotes refolding of misfolded polypeptides especially under stressful conditions; forms two stacked rings of heptamers to form a barrel-shaped 14mer; ends can be capped by GroES; misfolded proteins enter the barrel where they are refolded when GroES binds), with the protein product MSKLIAFNEEARRGLERGMNTLADAVKVTLGPKGRNVVLEKKWGAPTITNDGVSIAKEIELEDPYEKIGAELVKEVAKKTDDVAGDGTTTATVLAQALVREGLRNVAAGSNPIALKRGIEAAVASVSEQLLQLAKDVETKEQIASTASISAADTTVGEIIAEAMDKVGKEGVITVEESNTFGIDLELTEGMRFDKGYISAYFATDMERMEAVLEDAYLLLVEGKISNVKDLLPLLEKVIQTGKPLLIIAEDVDGEALSTLVVNKIRGTFKSVAVKAPGFGDRRKAMLQDIAILTGGQVISETVGLSLETAGIELLGQARKVVVTKDETTIVEGAGDGDQINGRVNQIRAEIENSDSDYDREKLQERLAKLAGGVAVIKVGAATEVELKERKHRIEDAVRNAKAAVEEGIVAGGGVALVQAGAAAFDKLDLSGDEATGANIVKLAIEAPLKQIAINAGLEGGVVAEKVRNLTPGHGLNAATGEYVDLVAEGIIDPAKVTRSALQNAASIAALFLTTEAVVADKPEKAPAGGGDPTGGMGGMDF
- a CDS encoding alpha-ketoglutarate-dependent dioxygenase AlkB, which encodes MDFQSTLFATAPPPGAGALAPLAPGIERRVLTQGAWIDVRRDWLGALSDDVMEALVHQVPWRAERRQMYERVVDVPRLLHTYGAGEPLPHAALDSARDALSAHYADELGEPFTTAGCCFYRDGADSVAWHGDTIGRGSTHDTMVAIVSVGDPRRLALRPRGGGASIAVTMGHGDLVVMGGSCQRTWEHAVPKVAHAGPRLSVQFRPAGVF
- a CDS encoding DUF3253 domain-containing protein, coding for MSAPDADADPDDLERAVLDLLDRRADGATICPSEVARAVAAEGQEWRDLMDPVRAAVGRLVERDAVDVTQRGEVVDLASARGPIRVRRRS